CCTCGAGCGAGCGCTCCTCGACCTCGGCCTTGCTGATGCCCTTCTCGTGGGTGCGCAGGGTCTCGGCGAAGTGGTCGGAGATGCGCATCAGCGGGTTGAGGCGGGTCAGCGGCTCCTGGAAGATCATCCCGAGGGAGCCGCCGCGCAGGGCGTACTGGTCCTTCTTGCCCAGCGAGAGCATGTCGTCGCCGCGGAACCGCAGCTCGCCGTCGCGGGCCGAGCCGTCGGGGAGCAGTCCGAGCAGGCCACGACCCAGGGTCGACTTGCCGCAGCCGGACTCCCCCACCAGGCCGAGGATCTCGCCGGGGCGGATCACGAAGCTCACCCCGTCGACGGCGCGCACGGGGGCAGTCGGGCCGGCGTACCAGACCCGCAGGTCGTCGGCCTCGATCACGGGTCCGGCCGGGATGGCGCCGGTGCCGGGGTCGTCCACGAGCTCGGCCTTCACGAGGTGGGCTCCTTCTTCTCGAGGGTGGGGTCGGCGCCGGCATCGGGGCGCGCGGCGGCCCCGTCGGCGTCGCGCGCCGGGAAGACCACCGGCTGGTGGCGCCGCCGCCGCAGGGCCGGGTTGACGGTCTCGTTGAGGCCCTCGCCGACGAACGTCAGCGCGGTGATCAGCAGGATGATCGCCATCGCCGGGAAGAACGACGGCCACCAGACGCCACCCTGGGCGTAGGACAGGCCGACCTGGATGTCGTAGCCCCACTCGGCCGCCTCGGTCGGCTGGATGCCGAGCCCGAGGAACCCCAGCGCCGCGAGGGTGCCGAGCGCGTCGGCGGCGTTGAGCGTCGCGATGACCGGCACCGACTGCACGACGTTGGCGAAGAGGTACTTGCGCATGATCGTGAACGGTCCGGCCCCGATGGCACGCGCCGCCTCGACGTAGGTCGCCTCGCGCGCCGAGACCGTCGTGTTGCGCACGACGCGGAAGTACTGGGGGATGTAGATCGCGGTCAGCGACAGGGCCGCCGAGATCACCCCGCCGCCGACCTGCTCCTTGAGCAGGAACGCGAACACGATGGCCAGGAGCAGCGACGGGAACGAGTAG
The genomic region above belongs to Nocardioides plantarum and contains:
- a CDS encoding ABC transporter permease, which gives rise to MRNLWRTIWNTKGVGRWALLIGLVITAVFVAFALFAPWIAPYDFAQNRVDGVKLPKVAHPGGDYLFGTNGEFYDVFSRVVWGSRTALEVIVLSVLFAGVLGVPLGLVSGFVGGRVDKLLVFLMDALYSFPSLLLAIVFAFLLKEQVGGGVISAALSLTAIYIPQYFRVVRNTTVSAREATYVEAARAIGAGPFTIMRKYLFANVVQSVPVIATLNAADALGTLAALGFLGLGIQPTEAAEWGYDIQVGLSYAQGGVWWPSFFPAMAIILLITALTFVGEGLNETVNPALRRRRHQPVVFPARDADGAAARPDAGADPTLEKKEPTS